A genomic region of Cydia amplana chromosome 5, ilCydAmpl1.1, whole genome shotgun sequence contains the following coding sequences:
- the LOC134648149 gene encoding rRNA-processing protein UTP23 homolog has protein sequence MKITRYKKVQKYLKFYYNNFGFHQPYQVLIDGTFCFAAFTEHINIKEQVPKYLNSQVKLLTTRCIIIETEKIAKKTHGALTILKQFGTHECGHKEAISGANCILSMVGKKNPKHYIVATQDRDLQEKLRQRAGMPLLYLHNKSPTFEKPSQASYDKAGKALEANPFITETQNEALKIMKEAFGLKRDETKQQIKKKKPRNPNPLSCKKKKNKSAKKLEAEAGVSEGKVRKRKKKKLPKHLKEQLKSAVNA, from the exons ATGAAAATCACACGCTACAAGAAAGTCCAGAAATATCTTAAGTTCTACTATAACAACTTCGGTTTCCACCAGCCTTACCAAGTATTGATTGATGGAACATTTTGCTTCGCCGCATTCACT GAACACATTAATATAAAAGAGCAAGTACCCAAATATCTAAACAGCCAAGTAAAACTTCTGACCACAAGATGCATCATAATCGAGACAGAAAAGATCGCCAAGAAGACCCATGGTGCCCTgaccattttaaaacaatttggcACACATGAATGTGGGCACAAAGAAGCCATATCTGGAGCTAACTGTATTTTATCTATGGTTGGTAAGAAAAATCCAAAACATTATATAGTGGCAACACAAGACAGGGACTTGCAAGAAAAACTAAGGCAGAGGGCTGGTATGCCTCTtctatatttacataataaatctCCTACTTTTGAGAAACCTTCACAAGCAAGCTACGACAAGGCAGGCAAAGCCCTAGAAGCCAACCCTTTCATTACTGAAACTCAAAACGAGGCATTAAAAATCATGAAAGAAGCCTTCGGTCTCAAACGAGATGAAACAAAACagcaaattaaaaagaaaaaacctcGCAACCCTAATCCTTTGTCGTgcaaaaagaagaaaaataaatcgGCAAAAAAGCTAGAAGCTGAAGCAGGAGTGAGCGAGGGGAAAGTTAGGAAGCGAAAGAAAAAGAAGTTGCCCAAACATTTGAAGGAGCAATTGAAAAGTGCCGTAAATgcttaa